One window from the genome of Garra rufa chromosome 1, GarRuf1.0, whole genome shotgun sequence encodes:
- the LOC141327974 gene encoding E3 ubiquitin-protein ligase TRIM35-like: MASLSEDDISCPVCQEIFKNPVVLSCSHSVCKECLQQFWRTKKTQECPVCRRRSSKDSPPCNLVLKNLCESFLKERNERRSSGSEKICRLHSEKLKLFCLEDKQPLCVVCRDSQKHINHTIRPIDEVVPSYKEELNTALKSLQEKLKCNKILKGKFEKTAEHMKSQAEHTERQIKQQFEKLHQFLRDEEEATITALREEEEQKKQMMKEKLEEMNRHISALSHTIKDMEEMMKASDVCFLKEFPVSMERVQISQPDPQTPSGALIDVPRYLGNLPFRVWKKMQDIVQNTPVILDPNTAHPALLLSDDLTSVRVSGDQPVPDNPERFDCIPCVLGSEGFNSGTHCWDVEVKESSVWRLGVTTASNQRKGRDFYKTDVWFVEYRQKGWYLISGFRVKEELDRVRVNLDYDRGTVSFSDPVTNTHLHTFTTSFTHTLLPFFCCDFYSFSSLRILSINSQ, encoded by the exons ATGGCTTCACTATCTGAAGATGATATTTCTTGTCCTGTGTGTCAGGAAATCTTCAAGAATCCTGTTGTTTTATCATGTAGTCACAGTGTCTGTAAAGAGTGTCTTCAACAGTTCTGGAGAACCAAGAAAACTCAGGAGTGTCCCGTCTGCAGGAGAAGATCCTCTAAAGATAGTCCCCCATGTAATCTTGTGTTAAAAAACTTGTGTGAGTCGTTCCTGAAGGAGAGAAATGAGAGGCGTTCATCAGGATCTGAGAAGATCTGCCGTTTACACAGtgagaaactcaaactcttctGTCTGGAGGACAAACAGCCGCTGTGTGTAGTTTGCAGAGATTCGCAGAAACACATCAATCACACAATCAGACCCATTGATGAAGTTGTTCCATCATATAAG GAGGAGCTGAATACAGCACTGAAATCATTACAGGAGAAACTTAAgtgcaataaaatattaaaaggaaAGTTTGAGAAAACAGCTGAACACATGAAG TCTCAAGCTGAGCACACAGAGCGTCAGATTAAACAGCAGTTTGAGAagcttcatcagtttctcagagatgaagaagaagctacaatcactgcactgagggaggaagaggagcagaagaagcagatgatgaaggagaagctggaggagatgaacagacacatatcagctctttcacacacaatcaaagacatggaggagatgatgaaagccagtgatgtctgctttctaaag gagtttccagtctcaatggaaag agtccagatctcacagccggatccacagacgccttctggagctttgattgatgtgccacgttacttgggcaacctgccgttcagagtctggaagaagatgcaggacatcgtccagaaca CTCCTGTCATTCTGGATCCAAACACGGCTCATCCAGCTCTCCTTCTGTCTGATGATCTGACCAGTGTGAGAGTCAGCGGAGATCAACCTGTTCCtgataatccagagagatttgactGTATTCCCTGTGTTCTGGGTTCAGAGGGTtttaactcaggaacacactGCTGGGATGTGGAGGTTAAAGAGAGTTCAGTCTGGAGACTTGGAGTAACTACAGCATCAAACCAGAGGAAGGGACGTGATTTCTATAAGACTGATGTCTGGTTTGTAGAGTATCGTCAGAAAGGATGGTATTTAATTTCAGGTTTTCGTGTTAAAGAGGAGCTTGATCGTGTGAGAGTGAATCTGGACTATGACAGAGGAACGGTGTCATTCTCTGATCCTGTAActaacacacatctacacacattcacaaccTCCTTCACTCACACACTCTTACCATTCTTCTGTTGTGATTTTTATTCTTTTTCCTCTCTGAGGATCTTATCGATCAATAGTCAGTAA